From the Acidilutibacter cellobiosedens genome, one window contains:
- a CDS encoding ABC transporter permease, which translates to MFKLIQVEFMKLKRKKFIILILISAFTMPLISVLYYLGGGPIRNFSGFSIWGALSYTEWIILPFILGIVSTMILFDDRQNDTLKQIWIAPVSKSKYLFSKLLILILFSVLYMFLTAVSTIGGGVLIGFKDINNITLGFLFKKSMQIGILTPLAILPITVLEIASKNNYIFPICATIVYVFLGFILIGFTMEYHPLSIVTAMIIHDIPTVETKEAINLRNCYINFTGLSVISFVLSVILLKKQDY; encoded by the coding sequence TTGTTTAAATTAATTCAGGTAGAATTCATGAAACTGAAACGAAAAAAATTTATAATTTTGATATTGATCTCTGCTTTCACTATGCCGCTTATTTCGGTACTTTATTATTTAGGTGGTGGCCCTATCCGTAATTTCAGCGGTTTTTCCATATGGGGAGCACTTTCGTATACCGAATGGATTATTTTGCCGTTCATATTGGGAATAGTGAGTACGATGATTTTATTTGATGATAGACAAAACGATACCCTCAAACAAATTTGGATAGCTCCGGTGTCCAAATCAAAATATTTGTTTTCTAAATTGTTAATTTTAATTTTGTTTTCTGTTTTATATATGTTTTTAACTGCTGTTTCAACTATAGGAGGAGGAGTTTTGATTGGTTTTAAAGACATTAACAATATCACTTTAGGTTTTCTTTTTAAAAAATCAATGCAGATAGGAATATTGACTCCTCTTGCAATACTGCCAATAACCGTCTTGGAAATTGCGTCAAAGAATAATTATATTTTTCCCATTTGTGCAACCATTGTATATGTTTTTTTGGGTTTTATTTTAATTGGTTTTACAATGGAATACCATCCCCTTTCTATTGTAACAGCTATGATTATTCATGATATACCTACAGTAGAAACAAAGGAAGCCATTAATCTTAGAAATTGTTATATTAATTTTACTGGTCTTTCTGTTATATCTTTTGTACTTTCTGTCATTTTACTAAAAAAACAGGACTATTAA
- a CDS encoding ABC transporter permease, whose protein sequence is MKSLIQTEFLKFKRSRILYISIFGVLIISATVLLQGQHIFYGEKYADKSGWLITAALSLGSFYILPPLFALIGSYSISREYQDGTMKELAIIPVRGKELIVSKLIVSFTFCIFLTLLLFVLELFTEVILYTNKLTILEMIGYLKQYFLQGIALFFAITPLIAIVTIFRKGYWLSVIFAMIYSFAGVFTSQSQMFKSIYPISASFCFSGFYDVSGMQFMIACISLIISLLIAGIILRSARVYRME, encoded by the coding sequence ATGAAATCATTGATTCAAACGGAATTTCTTAAATTCAAGCGTTCCAGAATTTTGTATATATCCATATTCGGAGTATTGATTATTTCTGCGACTGTTCTTTTGCAAGGCCAGCATATTTTTTATGGAGAAAAATATGCCGATAAATCCGGTTGGCTGATAACGGCGGCTCTTTCTCTGGGCAGTTTTTATATTCTGCCACCACTTTTTGCTTTAATAGGCAGTTACAGTATCAGCAGGGAATATCAGGACGGAACTATGAAGGAGCTTGCAATTATCCCTGTAAGGGGTAAAGAACTGATAGTATCAAAACTGATTGTTTCATTTACTTTCTGTATTTTTTTAACATTACTATTATTTGTTTTGGAACTTTTTACAGAAGTTATATTATATACCAATAAATTAACGATTTTAGAGATGATAGGATATTTAAAGCAATATTTCCTTCAGGGGATCGCTTTGTTTTTTGCAATTACTCCCCTTATTGCCATAGTTACTATTTTTCGAAAAGGTTACTGGCTTTCTGTTATATTTGCAATGATTTATTCGTTTGCCGGAGTCTTTACATCTCAGTCCCAAATGTTTAAATCAATCTATCCTATTTCGGCTTCATTTTGTTTTTCCGGTTTTTATGATGTATCAGGTATGCAATTTATGATTGCTTGTATTAGCTTAATTATTTCACTTCTTATTGCAGGAATTATTTTAAGATCTGCAAGAGTTTATAGAATGGAATAA
- a CDS encoding MGDG synthase family glycosyltransferase, with translation MNILITTAPFGNGHKMVAIALKNAFVNKGYNNVFIVDLFTEAHPAITEAIKRAYIRSYDFGKAYSRLYYGSEKFADKSIIEPYRNFGYKRLSEIAIKFKPNVIINTFPMLTPLKIKNEANENIPVFNIVTDFYVHKLWISEGIDKFYIATNELREDLKKMNISMEKVIVSGIPIRKEFEETNNILKVYRKYNFKKGGKIVLINSGAFGVLKDIKKVCAELCKNRMIQVAVICGNNKMQRMRLESLGLRNLKVFGFVENIDELYKISYCMITKSGGITLSEALAVQIPLIIVKPVPGQEKENALYFERKGAAIIANNWYQIVKSTLELINNTDLMNTMKENMGKMYIKSSSEKIVDDVVESIKSKEIMQILG, from the coding sequence TTGAATATTCTAATAACAACTGCACCTTTCGGAAATGGTCATAAAATGGTAGCTATAGCTTTAAAAAATGCTTTCGTAAATAAGGGTTATAATAATGTCTTTATAGTTGATTTATTTACAGAAGCACATCCTGCAATAACAGAGGCCATAAAAAGAGCATACATAAGAAGTTACGATTTTGGAAAGGCATATTCCAGATTATATTACGGCTCGGAAAAATTTGCGGATAAAAGTATAATTGAACCGTACAGGAATTTTGGATATAAAAGATTAAGCGAAATAGCTATAAAATTCAAACCTAACGTAATAATAAATACTTTCCCAATGCTGACACCTCTTAAAATTAAAAATGAAGCAAATGAGAACATCCCTGTTTTTAATATTGTTACGGATTTTTATGTTCACAAACTATGGATCAGTGAAGGAATAGACAAGTTTTATATAGCTACAAATGAGCTCAGAGAAGATCTGAAAAAAATGAACATTTCGATGGAAAAAGTCATTGTATCCGGCATTCCAATAAGAAAAGAATTTGAAGAGACAAACAATATTTTAAAGGTCTACAGAAAATACAATTTCAAAAAAGGGGGAAAAATAGTTTTAATAAATTCAGGAGCCTTTGGAGTTCTTAAGGATATCAAGAAAGTATGTGCGGAGTTATGTAAGAATAGAATGATTCAAGTGGCAGTAATATGTGGGAACAACAAAATGCAGAGAATGAGACTTGAGTCTTTGGGGTTAAGAAACCTGAAAGTTTTTGGTTTTGTTGAAAATATTGACGAACTTTATAAAATATCTTACTGTATGATTACAAAGTCAGGAGGCATAACTTTGAGTGAAGCACTGGCCGTACAGATTCCTTTGATTATCGTTAAGCCTGTTCCCGGGCAGGAAAAGGAAAACGCATTGTATTTTGAGAGAAAAGGTGCAGCCATAATTGCAAACAATTGGTACCAGATTGTGAAGAGTACCCTTGAACTTATTAATAATACTGACCTAATGAATACCATGAAAGAAAACATGGGAAAGATGTATATTAAATCGTCTTCAGAGAAAATTGTTGACGATGTAGTTGAAAGTATAAAAAGTAAAGAGATCATGCAAATATTAGGGTAG
- a CDS encoding HAD family hydrolase: MIKIESFDTVIFDMDGTTLNTIEDLSDSVNFILTKYGYPNRTLEEIKSFVGNGVANLIERSIPDGRNNPNFENCLSEYKDYYRDNMQNKTAPYDGIIELLRELRKRNYKLAIVSNKFDKAAKELNTKYFGGCIDVAIGESENVKKKPAPDGVFKALKELNSTPKKAVYVGDSEVDVKTAQNAGLICIGVTWGFRDRKVLEKMGADFIIDKPEELFNILKG; the protein is encoded by the coding sequence ATGATAAAAATAGAAAGTTTTGATACGGTAATATTTGATATGGATGGAACAACTTTGAATACCATTGAAGACCTTTCCGACAGTGTAAATTTTATATTGACTAAATATGGATATCCCAATAGGACATTGGAAGAAATAAAAAGCTTTGTTGGAAACGGAGTTGCGAATCTTATTGAGCGTTCTATACCAGATGGACGCAACAATCCCAATTTTGAGAATTGCCTCAGTGAGTATAAAGATTATTATAGAGATAATATGCAAAATAAGACCGCACCTTATGATGGAATAATAGAACTTTTAAGAGAACTGCGCAAGAGAAACTATAAGCTTGCGATAGTATCTAATAAATTTGATAAAGCTGCTAAGGAACTTAATACTAAATATTTTGGCGGCTGCATTGATGTTGCAATTGGGGAATCGGAAAATGTAAAAAAGAAACCTGCTCCGGATGGTGTCTTTAAAGCCTTGAAGGAGTTGAATTCAACTCCGAAGAAAGCAGTATACGTAGGAGATTCGGAAGTAGATGTAAAAACAGCTCAAAATGCCGGCTTGATTTGTATAGGAGTTACATGGGGATTTAGAGACAGAAAGGTATTGGAAAAAATGGGAGCGGATTTTATTATTGATAAACCGGAAGAACTATTTAATATATTAAAAGGTTAA
- a CDS encoding DUF6873 family GME fold protein — protein MNNPFIPLKKAKLVIVDGRIDKDSFEKLEEMGLKVIPTTCCKEIHPSVAFHPDMVIHPVNPETLVIAPNVFEYYEKVLYGMGIKLIKGEKWLNIKYPNDIAYNVLRISKYALHNFKYIDKKLLFYLKKEKLEFININQGYSKCSTAIIDEKAIITSDYPIYKKMSELGIDSLLIRQGAIELLGFNYGFIGGCCGNISKNEIIFYGNVFRHPDGEKIMKFLNKYNKNVYFLTEKNLVDIGTIISL, from the coding sequence ATGAATAATCCTTTTATACCTTTAAAAAAAGCTAAATTGGTTATTGTAGACGGAAGAATAGACAAGGATTCATTTGAAAAACTGGAAGAAATGGGTTTAAAAGTTATTCCAACAACATGTTGTAAAGAAATTCATCCTTCTGTTGCTTTTCATCCTGATATGGTTATTCATCCGGTTAATCCTGAAACTTTAGTGATTGCTCCAAATGTTTTTGAATATTATGAGAAGGTTTTATATGGAATGGGTATTAAATTAATTAAAGGAGAAAAGTGGTTGAATATAAAATATCCTAATGACATAGCATACAATGTATTAAGAATTTCCAAATATGCTTTACATAATTTTAAATATATCGATAAAAAGCTTCTATTTTATTTAAAAAAGGAAAAGTTGGAATTTATTAATATAAATCAAGGATATTCTAAATGTTCTACAGCGATAATTGATGAAAAAGCTATAATTACTTCAGATTATCCTATATATAAAAAAATGTCAGAATTAGGCATTGATTCTCTTCTAATCCGGCAAGGAGCTATTGAACTTTTGGGATTTAATTATGGCTTTATCGGAGGATGCTGCGGAAATATATCTAAGAATGAAATTATTTTTTATGGCAATGTGTTTCGCCATCCTGATGGAGAAAAAATAATGAAATTTTTAAATAAATATAATAAAAATGTTTATTTTTTAACAGAAAAGAATTTGGTTGATATAGGTACAATAATTAGCTTATGA
- the ytxC gene encoding putative sporulation protein YtxC: protein MELLTISYDKNMDKVRESIYSYKYKEKINIVEEEKGNRCFFKFLTDEKISARKKMSIYEELSHVILNLILEVCIKDMFFKEIFKNCSDFSRSEKIEIGEIGYKVLTENENFNSEKNMIFNEVLNYVKSNTEIAIDGFLIFKLRWMSNFLQGLIEKSKDSFTQEKEYREFIKILQYFVDIQEPKMEIINVLITKDDYKLFDKDNKVVDNNFFSDIIGELNNENISKDDILISSLIVIAPKKLILHVDEKAKNREIVEIIKNVFSERILFCTGCNLCSINFSLKKGK from the coding sequence ATGGAATTATTAACCATAAGTTATGATAAAAATATGGATAAAGTCAGGGAATCCATATATAGTTATAAATATAAAGAAAAAATTAATATTGTAGAAGAAGAAAAAGGAAACAGATGTTTTTTCAAATTTTTAACAGATGAAAAAATTTCAGCCAGAAAAAAAATGAGTATATATGAGGAATTATCTCATGTAATACTGAATTTAATATTAGAAGTTTGTATTAAAGATATGTTTTTTAAAGAGATATTTAAAAATTGCAGTGATTTCAGCAGAAGTGAAAAGATTGAAATCGGAGAAATAGGTTATAAGGTATTAACAGAAAATGAAAATTTTAATAGTGAAAAAAACATGATTTTTAATGAAGTCCTTAATTATGTCAAATCCAATACGGAAATTGCCATTGACGGTTTTCTGATATTTAAATTAAGATGGATGAGTAATTTTCTCCAGGGATTAATAGAAAAAAGTAAGGACAGTTTTACGCAAGAAAAAGAATATAGAGAATTTATTAAGATATTACAATATTTTGTTGATATTCAAGAACCTAAAATGGAAATAATAAATGTATTGATTACAAAGGATGACTATAAACTATTCGATAAGGATAACAAGGTTGTTGATAACAATTTTTTCAGTGATATTATAGGCGAATTGAATAATGAAAATATAAGTAAAGATGATATTCTGATAAGCTCATTAATAGTTATCGCACCTAAAAAATTAATTCTTCATGTAGATGAGAAAGCAAAGAACAGGGAGATAGTTGAAATCATTAAAAATGTTTTTTCCGAAAGGATTTTATTCTGTACCGGCTGTAACCTATGCAGTATCAATTTTTCACTAAAAAAAGGAAAATAA
- the hisS gene encoding histidine--tRNA ligase, whose protein sequence is MDVQIIKPSILPGFMELLPGDQILFNDMMDRIRNNYEKFGFLPIDTPIIEKSEVLLAKGGGETEKQIYRFQRGDNDLSLRFDLTVPLARYVAQHFSEISFPFRRYQIGKVYRGERNQKGRFREFYQCDIDIIGNENLSIINDAEIPSVIYSTFKELGFDDFTIKINNRKVLSGFFQWLKIKDSKAVLRIIDKLDKIGMSGVGEELSELGLNENIIEKIKKFMSIKSSNEEILDNLKSLNIDNDIFKSGFEELNFVAKYIKDFGVPEKNYVLDLSIARGLDYYTGTVYETFLNDYPKLGSICSGGRYDNLAAHYTKRSLPGVGISIGLSRLFSQLMEEKIIENKKNFLTKVLIIPMDDCLKEGIEVATILRKENIYTQVYTEEGKIGKKFNYADKLNIPYVIIIGSQEVKDKAVTIKNINSGNQETMELSEALKILKN, encoded by the coding sequence ATGGATGTACAAATAATTAAACCTTCTATTCTTCCGGGATTTATGGAGCTTTTACCCGGAGATCAGATTTTATTTAATGACATGATGGACAGGATAAGAAATAATTATGAAAAATTTGGATTTCTTCCAATAGATACCCCTATAATTGAAAAATCGGAAGTCCTTTTGGCAAAAGGCGGAGGAGAAACTGAAAAACAGATATACAGATTTCAAAGAGGAGATAATGATCTTTCTTTGAGATTTGATTTGACCGTTCCCTTAGCGAGATATGTTGCCCAGCATTTTTCTGAAATCAGTTTTCCCTTTAGAAGATACCAGATAGGAAAAGTATACAGAGGAGAAAGAAACCAGAAGGGAAGATTCAGAGAATTTTACCAATGCGATATAGATATAATAGGAAATGAAAACTTAAGTATAATCAATGATGCGGAAATCCCAAGTGTTATTTATTCCACATTTAAAGAGTTGGGATTTGACGATTTTACTATAAAGATTAATAACAGAAAGGTATTGAGCGGATTTTTTCAATGGTTGAAAATCAAAGACAGCAAGGCGGTATTAAGAATTATTGATAAATTGGACAAAATCGGGATGTCAGGAGTCGGAGAAGAATTATCGGAATTAGGATTAAATGAAAACATCATAGAGAAGATAAAGAAGTTTATGAGTATTAAGAGTTCAAATGAGGAAATTCTCGATAATTTGAAATCTTTAAATATTGATAACGACATTTTCAAGTCAGGATTTGAGGAATTAAACTTTGTAGCAAAATACATAAAGGATTTTGGAGTTCCCGAAAAAAATTATGTTTTGGATTTAAGTATTGCAAGAGGATTGGACTATTATACGGGAACAGTCTATGAAACTTTTTTAAATGATTATCCCAAACTTGGGTCCATATGTTCCGGAGGAAGATACGATAATCTTGCGGCTCACTATACAAAACGAAGCCTTCCTGGGGTTGGAATATCCATTGGACTCAGCAGATTATTTTCTCAGCTTATGGAAGAAAAAATAATTGAAAATAAGAAGAACTTTTTAACCAAAGTTTTGATTATTCCAATGGATGATTGCCTTAAAGAGGGTATAGAAGTTGCCACAATCTTAAGAAAGGAAAATATTTATACTCAGGTATATACTGAAGAAGGAAAAATCGGTAAAAAATTTAATTATGCCGACAAATTAAATATACCTTATGTAATAATCATTGGTTCCCAAGAGGTAAAGGATAAGGCGGTAACCATAAAAAACATCAACTCCGGAAATCAGGAAACTATGGAATTAAGCGAAGCTTTAAAGATATTGAAAAACTGA
- a CDS encoding ABC transporter ATP-binding protein: protein MKKAIQNNLYMLRFMWKYCKSNVILRLLSTLTAPVQPFIFIITMKLAIDGISEKRDLKYLLTIILTAFLVGAVSAIFNSWVNSSSTKAQPKISKGIQDELLKKSLTLDFACYDDAEYYDKYVRAMQEAESRAIEVLDSLVEILSSIVALLMIVSLIIALNPIVILICVAVLGINIFLNAKRNKIVFKRDMEITRPQREGAYYKKMFYEPQYAQELRLGKLGRLMNKKFISSMDRVLTVVEKYCGRFVFFDSAFSIVGFGLMSSVMAFASWQITKGNLSIGDFAALLNGAQQLLERLFALFGQFPRLFQNSMYIENLRKILDYSPVIASDNGGIEIDRLQNNIKINGISFTYPGKDKPVLKNINMEIRHGSKTAIVGYNGVGKSTLVKLLLRFYDPDKGNIKIDNIDYRETNVDSLRNKFGVLFQNYKCYALTVAENVLLDDYMDKSVEEKVVSSLKYSGIYEKIAGLEKGINTNLSREFDSDGMPLSGGEEQKIAIARAFVEDKDILILDEPSSALDPLAEYDINQKIMSLADNKTVIFISHRLSTVRMADMIYMMDNGKIIESGTHDELMKRGGKYCEMFTKQAEKYMLEF, encoded by the coding sequence ATGAAAAAAGCAATTCAAAACAACCTCTACATGTTGAGGTTTATGTGGAAATATTGTAAATCCAATGTAATATTGAGGTTGCTGTCAACGCTTACTGCTCCTGTTCAACCATTTATTTTTATAATTACCATGAAATTGGCGATTGATGGTATTTCCGAAAAACGGGATTTGAAATATCTTCTCACCATTATTCTTACTGCCTTTTTAGTGGGGGCGGTTTCTGCTATTTTTAATTCATGGGTTAATAGCAGCAGCACAAAGGCGCAACCAAAAATATCAAAGGGTATTCAAGACGAATTACTGAAAAAGTCCTTAACATTAGACTTTGCATGTTATGATGATGCTGAGTATTATGATAAATATGTTAGAGCAATGCAAGAAGCCGAAAGCAGAGCTATTGAAGTTCTTGATTCCTTAGTAGAAATCCTTTCAAGTATTGTTGCATTATTAATGATAGTGTCGCTTATTATTGCATTAAATCCCATTGTTATTTTGATTTGCGTAGCGGTACTTGGGATAAATATATTTTTGAACGCAAAAAGAAATAAGATCGTCTTCAAACGAGATATGGAGATTACTCGTCCTCAAAGAGAAGGGGCATATTATAAGAAAATGTTTTATGAACCCCAGTATGCCCAAGAGTTACGATTAGGCAAACTGGGACGGCTAATGAATAAAAAATTTATTTCTTCAATGGACAGAGTTCTAACTGTTGTAGAAAAATATTGCGGAAGATTTGTTTTTTTTGATAGTGCCTTTAGTATTGTTGGGTTCGGTCTTATGTCTTCTGTAATGGCATTTGCCTCTTGGCAAATTACTAAAGGGAATTTGAGCATTGGCGATTTTGCAGCTTTGCTCAATGGTGCTCAACAATTATTAGAAAGATTATTTGCTTTGTTTGGTCAGTTTCCTCGATTGTTTCAAAATAGCATGTATATTGAGAATCTTCGAAAAATCCTTGATTACAGCCCAGTAATTGCATCTGACAATGGAGGCATTGAAATTGATAGATTACAAAATAATATAAAAATAAATGGGATTTCGTTTACTTATCCGGGGAAAGACAAGCCTGTATTAAAAAATATTAATATGGAAATTCGTCACGGGTCTAAGACAGCCATTGTTGGATATAATGGTGTTGGGAAATCGACTTTAGTAAAATTACTGCTTCGTTTTTACGATCCCGACAAGGGTAATATTAAGATTGATAATATTGACTATAGAGAAACTAACGTGGATTCGCTTAGAAATAAATTCGGTGTGCTTTTCCAAAACTATAAATGTTATGCTTTAACCGTTGCGGAAAATGTACTCTTAGACGATTATATGGACAAGTCAGTTGAAGAAAAAGTTGTTTCATCTTTAAAATACAGCGGAATATATGAAAAGATTGCGGGATTGGAAAAAGGAATAAACACAAACTTATCACGTGAATTTGACAGTGACGGCATGCCTTTGTCTGGTGGTGAAGAGCAAAAAATTGCTATTGCAAGGGCTTTTGTGGAGGATAAAGACATTCTGATTTTAGATGAACCGTCAAGTGCTCTTGATCCGTTAGCTGAATACGATATTAATCAGAAAATAATGTCACTTGCCGACAATAAAACTGTAATCTTTATTTCTCATAGGTTATCCACAGTTCGGATGGCGGATATGATTTATATGATGGATAATGGGAAAATCATTGAGTCAGGAACACATGATGAGTTGATGAAGCGAGGGGGCAAATATTGTGAAATGTTTACAAAACAAGCAGAGAAATATATGCTGGAATTTTGA
- the thrS gene encoding threonine--tRNA ligase, whose protein sequence is MSKIKIIFPDNSVREYEKGIKIYDIAKDISEGLARTAVGAKLNDKILGLGDSAEEGGKIKILKFDDKEGKKIFWHTTSHIMAQAVKRLFPDTKLAIGPAIDDGFYYDLDTEHRFTPEDLKKIEEEMARIVKEGYELKRFVLPRDEALQYFKEKEEPYKVELIEDLPEDAVISFYKQGEFTDLCAGPHLLNVKRVKAIKLLSIAGAYWRGNENNKMLQRIYGISFEKKKNLDEYLVLLEEAKKRDHRKLGKELGLFSMHEEGPGFPFFHPKGMVLRNILEEFWREEHIKRGYGEVKTPIILNEELWHRSGHWDHYKENMYFTKIDNEDYAIKPMNCPGAMLIYKSNMFSYRDLPLRWAELGLVHRHELSGTLHGLMRVRSFTQDDAHLFMLPSQVKEELIGVIDFASYMYNIFGFKYHVELSTRPENSMGTEEQWELATNNLIEALKEKKINYIINEGDGAFYGPKIDFHLQDAIGRTWQCGTIQLDFQMPERFDLTYIDKDNEKKRPVMIHRTIFGSIERFIGILIEHYAGKFPLWLSPVQVILLPISDKFNDYAYELKKEMIDKNIRVDIDDRAEKIGYKIREAQLQKVPYMLVLGEKEVENNDVSVRAREEGDLGRMEIEDFIGKVIEEVKNKK, encoded by the coding sequence ATGAGTAAAATTAAAATTATATTTCCGGATAATTCCGTCAGAGAATATGAAAAGGGAATTAAGATTTATGATATAGCAAAGGATATAAGTGAAGGACTTGCAAGAACAGCAGTAGGAGCAAAATTAAATGATAAAATTTTGGGACTTGGTGATTCCGCTGAGGAAGGCGGCAAAATAAAGATTTTAAAGTTTGACGATAAGGAGGGAAAGAAGATATTTTGGCATACCACTTCTCATATTATGGCTCAAGCGGTTAAAAGATTATTCCCTGATACGAAATTAGCTATAGGGCCTGCAATAGACGATGGATTTTATTATGATTTGGATACGGAACACAGATTTACTCCGGAGGATCTGAAAAAAATAGAGGAGGAAATGGCCCGTATAGTTAAAGAAGGTTATGAATTAAAAAGATTCGTACTTCCGAGAGATGAAGCCCTTCAATATTTTAAAGAAAAAGAAGAACCTTATAAGGTTGAATTAATCGAAGATCTGCCTGAAGATGCCGTAATATCTTTTTATAAACAGGGCGAATTTACGGATCTCTGTGCGGGGCCTCATTTATTAAATGTCAAAAGGGTAAAGGCAATCAAACTTTTAAGTATAGCTGGTGCTTACTGGCGGGGAAATGAAAACAATAAAATGCTTCAAAGAATATATGGAATAAGTTTCGAGAAGAAAAAGAATTTGGACGAATACTTGGTGCTGTTGGAAGAAGCTAAAAAGAGAGATCACAGAAAACTTGGAAAGGAATTGGGATTGTTCAGTATGCATGAAGAAGGGCCGGGATTTCCTTTCTTTCATCCCAAGGGAATGGTATTAAGAAATATTCTTGAAGAATTTTGGAGGGAAGAACATATAAAAAGAGGATACGGAGAAGTAAAAACTCCGATTATACTGAATGAGGAATTATGGCATAGGTCGGGACACTGGGATCATTATAAAGAAAATATGTATTTTACTAAAATAGATAATGAAGATTATGCTATAAAACCTATGAATTGTCCCGGAGCAATGCTTATATATAAGTCAAATATGTTCAGCTACAGAGACCTTCCCCTAAGATGGGCTGAGTTGGGCTTGGTTCATAGACATGAATTATCGGGAACTCTTCATGGACTCATGAGGGTCAGAAGCTTTACTCAGGATGATGCTCATTTATTCATGCTTCCGAGTCAGGTAAAAGAAGAATTAATAGGAGTAATTGATTTTGCCAGCTATATGTATAACATATTTGGATTTAAATACCATGTAGAACTTTCAACGAGACCGGAAAATTCCATGGGAACCGAAGAACAGTGGGAATTGGCAACTAACAATTTGATAGAAGCTCTGAAGGAAAAGAAAATAAATTATATAATTAATGAGGGAGACGGAGCTTTTTACGGGCCCAAAATAGATTTTCATCTTCAGGATGCAATAGGAAGAACTTGGCAGTGCGGAACTATTCAGTTGGATTTTCAAATGCCTGAAAGATTTGATTTAACTTATATAGATAAAGATAATGAAAAGAAAAGGCCTGTAATGATTCACAGAACTATATTTGGGAGTATTGAAAGATTTATAGGCATATTAATAGAACATTATGCAGGAAAATTTCCTTTATGGTTATCTCCGGTTCAGGTTATCCTACTTCCCATATCGGATAAATTTAATGATTATGCTTATGAGTTGAAAAAGGAAATGATTGATAAGAACATAAGGGTTGATATAGATGACAGAGCAGAAAAAATAGGATATAAAATCAGGGAAGCTCAACTTCAAAAAGTTCCTTATATGTTGGTCTTAGGGGAAAAGGAAGTAGAGAACAATGATGTTTCCGTAAGAGCAAGAGAAGAAGGAGATTTAGGAAGAATGGAAATTGAAGATTTCATTGGGAAGGTAATTGAAGAAGTAAAAAATAAGAAATAA